Part of the Nicotiana tabacum cultivar K326 chromosome 20, ASM71507v2, whole genome shotgun sequence genome, ATTTGTTTCTCTCAAGTCCAGAAACATCATGCTTAGAAGCTGCTAAATGGTTACCTGGAGCAGTTTTCGTTTCTCTTACTATTACTTTATGCAAACAACTTGTTAGAGAAATATCAGTTAACCTCACAATTCTTTCTATTCTAGTTTGTCATTCCTGAGCTTTCAATTGTAATATTCTGAAGTTCATTAATAAAAATTTACATTCACAGTGTCTATGTGCTATACTGGCAAATAACTCTGGTATTCAAAAGCTCCAGCTAAACAGCACCGGCCTAGGAGATGAGGTTAGCATATGCTTTTAGTATTTAAAGCCCTGTTGCTATATATTTTCTGCTTTAAGATCAATTATCCCTAAAAATGTTTTTGGCAATGGTTTATCTGAATTTTGCAGGGAGCTAAAGCTATTGGTGAAATGCTGAAAACAAATTCAACTTTGCGTGTAGTTGAACTAAATAATAATCAGATTGACTATTCTGTATGTTTCTTTAAGGAGAACTTGTAATTTGTATTGTTCAAATTTTTTACTATCTCAATTTCTGAAGGAAAACCTGTTTGATTTGAATATGGAGATAGGGATTTTCAGGTCTTGCTGGATCACTTCTTGAGAATAAAAGTTTACAATCGTTGCATCTCAAGTGAGCAAAATTTCTTCCACTATGCTTTTGTCTTTGCTTGTCCATTTGTCGTATGTCCAATTTTAGCagtttcctatttgtttttttttggtggTTATGGGGGTTGGGGGTGAGGGATTTGAATTGTGAAGGCAtgtgaacttttattttattttttttaaatgggaAAAAAAACTTTGATTTCCCTTATATCCTTCAATTATGTGCTTCAATTTACTTTTCAGTGGCAACTATGGTGGTGCTTTAGGTGCTGCAGCATTGGCTAAAGGACTGGAGGGCAATAAATCTTTGAGGGTACGTTTCTGATCAATTCCTCCCTCCCACACCCACCTTCTTACCCTAttcagtttcttttttttttcttcaaattttgacCTGGCAAATTATTGAGCTTCTCGTAAACTTGATATCTTGCTTCTGTGTCCTTGGGACAATTTGTTGGTATTTTGTGAATCTTACTTTCTGTTCTCATGCCcttctagggtaggggtaaggttgtgtacatcttagcctctccagaccccacttgtgggaaatcactggattttttgttgttgttgttgttgttgctctcATGTTTCAATTTGATCGCATAAAGAGCTATTTTTAAAATCTTCGATTGCGACCATTTTTAATTTTCTCTGTGACTGCTGACACTAGGATAGCATGCTAATGCGCTTAATGTTATTAAAGAAACTTTCTCTGTTTACCTGTTGGAGTACTATATATCCTAAAAACCCCTCATTTCTTCAACTATGCTTGAAATGTTTCTGTATGTGCAGGAACTTTATTTGCAAGGGAACTCTATTGGTGATGAAGGAGTACGGGCATTAATTTCTGGCCTATCTTCGCGTAAAGGTTTGCTTATGATGTATCATTAACCATTTTCTTTACCATATTCCTGTTGTGTTTTGTGCATATTCGTGGAGTTACATGCGTCACCGTTATATGTCTGCAGGGAAACTTGTCTTACTTGACATGGCCAACAACTCAATTACTGCTagaggtgcatttcatgtagcagAATATGCCAAAAAAAGCAAAAGCTTACTATGGTTGAACCTCTATATGAATGACATCAAAGATGAGGTAATTGAATCACTTAGAACTTTCACATGTTCTTTTGGGGAAGGTTAATGATTGATTGACAGAGAAAAAATGAAGAGTATGACTTGGTTGGAGCTGAATGTGAGAGTTGTTCATTATTGAAAGCAGAGCATAGGGTTAGACCGCATGGTCGAAAAAAAACTTAATGGTTCCATACATTAAAGAAGATAATTTCCGTCTGGGTTTTATCACGTTGGGATGGCCAAAAACAAATATTAGAAGGTTTCCTTGGTCCATGGTGGTAACTGGAAGATGTTGAATGAATTgaggtccttttttttttttttggtgagcGGGTCCGGACTTCAATCTCTCGATATGCGTTGACTTTTCTTTCCTCCCCAATTGATATCCGTCAGGGAGCTGAAAAAATTGCAGAAGCTTTGAAGGAGAACCGCTCAATAACTAACATAGATCTAGTAAGCTGttgtttcttcttttctatttatttaatatttctcGTTTGTTCAGGGAGGAGGTTGTTGTTTCTTAGTCAAGAATTATTTTCATACTGGTATTTGCATACCCTTCGATGACTGAAGTTCTATGAAAATTTTACAGGGGGGCAATGACATACATGCTAAGGGTATCAGTGCCTTAGCAGAAGTTCTGAAAGATAATTCTGTGATTACCTCAGTGAGTTTCATCAAAATGTTTCCTTTTGCTGATGTCTCGAAAAAGAGATACTTAAAATTTCTTACACACAGTTAGAGCTTGGTTACAACCCCATTGGACCAGAGGGGGCAAAGGCATTAGCAGAAGTCCTCAAGTTTCATGGAAATGTGAAAGATCTCATGCTTGGTTGGTGTCAGGTAATCGATGGATTGTTTCATATAAGCTCTATTTATTCAACTCTTTTAGCATGCTTACCTAATTTTATTGCAGATTGGAGCCAAAGGTGCAGAGGCTATTGCTGATATGTTGAAGTACAATAGTACCATCTCTAATCTAGACTTGCGAGCCAATGGACTTAGAGACGAGGTTTTAATTCGTAGTTTATAGTTCATTCATCCTGTGACAATCTTCAATTTCCCTCAAAGTACAATAACTATCTCCTTTTCAGGGTGCAATCTGCCTTGCTCGGAGCTTAAAGGTGGTCAATGAAGCCTTGACAACACTCAATTTAGGGTTCAATGAAATTAGAGTATGTAACTCCTTTTAAGCACAACCTCCTGTCTCGATAAACTTAGCTTCTTGCAAACTTAGTCTCTCTTGTGCACAGGATGAAGGAGCTTTCTCCATCGCTCAAGCACTGAAGGCAAACGAAGATGTAAGACTCACATCCATAAATCTTACCAGCAACTTCCTCACCAAACTAGGGCAGGTATCTTCAAATGACACCCTATCTTATTCTCATCTTCAGCTGTTTTACACAATATTTAGATCCTCACAACATCTGGATGGATTTCCAAATTTCAGACAGCTCTCACTGATGCAAGAGACCATGTGTTTGAGATGACTGAGAAGGAGCTTGCTGTTATGTTCTAAAATACTACACTCCTttgatcaaatatatttttctcCTACTTTCTATTCTTGTGGTTGGGGCATGGGTGCATAGATGGAGGATTTTGccgtcttctttttttttttttttttttgctgtttTCTTTTTAGGGAATAGAATCACAGCCCACCATGATATTATTTCCACTTGTGTGGATCTCGAGTCTACCCTGAGTTCCCTTTTGTGTCTGAAATTTTGAGTGGGTAAGGGTGGGAATTTTGGTATTGAGCTATGTGCTGATATTGTCGAAGAACTCTTCTTTTAGTCTTCTCATTTGATAATGTTAAGTGGCATGTATACGACAATTCTTCGGCATGTAGACGACAATTCTTCAATATTAATTGTTAGGTTATTGTAATGCATAACAGATCCAGCGAGGTATTCCTATTGAGAGCTtcagtgttttttttttttttgggttggtTTTTTTAGGACTTAAGATTCATTTTTAAGTTCTTTGAGCTATTTTTGGTTCTCTATCTTTGAGCCTATTCGATGGTAAAGGACGAAACGAGCTACCTTATAGTCATTCTCCTTTTCTGAAGCATTCTGATAAAATGTGCTGCGTTCTAATGCTTATCCTTCCCCTTGAAAAATAGGGGACACAGAAAAACCacgaataaagaaaaaaaaaagggatgtGTATTTAAAATTCATACCGTTAAGGGTTAAAAAAAAATCTCGAACTATATGCATAGCATGTTCGTATACGATCCAGAAACTGCTTGTTTATTTTAGTTGGCATCTTGTGTACGTCGAGCTTGTAAAGTTCTCAAATTGGAATTTTGTGGGATAA contains:
- the LOC107790378 gene encoding uncharacterized protein LOC107790378 translates to MGSASTLSLCSHSTVNFEFHRRKLGFGRDQALNSSYSSYVLLPISRSLYFSSSCSRSKCLQLKRVIVRASSSSSTGSRRSSSSRRVYKESQAQPPTLPVDQIASFAVPAGAFVVISFVLWKLVEKILQPKPAKTSAEESKSTEGVKWFIAPGTNLLPGFSEKIERESKLRLNEFAKELRSFSIVDMSGRNFGNDGLIFLAESLAYNKTAEEVNFAANGITAEGLKAFDGILQSNNVLKTLNLSGNAIGDEGAKCLCAILANNSGIQKLQLNSTGLGDEGAKAIGEMLKTNSTLRVVELNNNQIDYSGFSGLAGSLLENKSLQSLHLNGNYGGALGAAALAKGLEGNKSLRELYLQGNSIGDEGVRALISGLSSRKGKLVLLDMANNSITARGAFHVAEYAKKSKSLLWLNLYMNDIKDEGAEKIAEALKENRSITNIDLGGNDIHAKGISALAEVLKDNSVITSLELGYNPIGPEGAKALAEVLKFHGNVKDLMLGWCQIGAKGAEAIADMLKYNSTISNLDLRANGLRDEGAICLARSLKVVNEALTTLNLGFNEIRDEGAFSIAQALKANEDVRLTSINLTSNFLTKLGQTALTDARDHVFEMTEKELAVMF